A part of Winslowiella toletana genomic DNA contains:
- a CDS encoding UV damage endonuclease UvsE: MKLGFACKFLNAELSQPFPFRATTRKRFLGLNNQERMALISEISAFNLTNLLQVLRQLALAPEALRMMRIGSDLLPLYTVPEATILYHDFLPELYPLFAECGDIAREHNIRLSFHPGQYTVLASDNPLVVERAIEDVEYHALCAQLMGYGKHFQDFKINIHMNGKLGFAGFSTAFAKLSPAAKRMLTVENDEISCSLDDVLQAAGLCPVVLDIHHHWVKENTFILPDDPRIALIKASWRGVTPVLHYSISQEGLIPAQGFPDQTISGLSKTKFRAHSDYYFNDTLNDWALSFTEFDIMCEVKMKNIARDRLYDYARLHALPSAALASR; this comes from the coding sequence ATGAAACTGGGCTTTGCTTGTAAATTCCTGAATGCAGAACTATCGCAGCCTTTTCCTTTCAGAGCGACGACGCGTAAAAGGTTTTTGGGACTAAATAATCAAGAGCGGATGGCATTGATATCTGAAATTTCAGCCTTCAATTTGACCAACCTGTTGCAGGTTCTCAGACAGCTGGCTTTAGCGCCGGAAGCACTCAGGATGATGAGGATCGGCAGTGATCTGCTGCCACTCTATACCGTGCCGGAAGCCACCATTTTATATCATGACTTTTTGCCTGAGTTATATCCCCTGTTTGCCGAGTGTGGTGATATTGCCCGCGAACATAATATACGGCTCTCTTTTCATCCTGGTCAGTATACGGTGCTGGCATCAGATAACCCATTAGTGGTCGAAAGAGCGATTGAAGATGTTGAGTATCATGCGCTGTGCGCACAGCTTATGGGCTATGGGAAACATTTTCAGGATTTCAAAATCAATATTCATATGAATGGCAAACTGGGTTTCGCCGGGTTTAGCACTGCTTTTGCTAAATTGAGCCCTGCAGCAAAGCGGATGTTAACGGTAGAAAACGATGAGATTTCCTGTTCGCTGGACGACGTGTTACAGGCCGCCGGGTTATGTCCGGTGGTGCTGGATATTCATCATCACTGGGTAAAGGAAAATACATTTATCCTTCCTGATGATCCGCGTATCGCCTTAATCAAAGCGTCATGGCGCGGCGTAACGCCGGTGCTGCACTATTCGATCTCTCAGGAGGGGTTGATTCCCGCACAAGGGTTCCCGGACCAGACGATATCCGGCTTATCTAAAACCAAATTCAGGGCGCATTCCGATTACTATTTTAACGATACGCTGAATGACTGGGCTTTATCATTTACTGAGTTTGATATTATGTGTGAAGTGAAAATGAAAAATATCGCCAGAGATCGTTTATATGATTATGCACGGTTGCATGCACTGCCGTCCGCTGCGCTCGCCAGCCGCTGA
- a CDS encoding LysR family transcriptional regulator, with amino-acid sequence MDQLQAIRAFARVVETGNFTRAADSLNMPNATLSKMVQELEAHLGIRLLQRTTRRVTVTPEGHEYYEKATRIMRDLEDIDASFTAVQSKPRGQLRIDIGGSTARDVLIPALPDFFSRYPDIHIDLGVSDRPVDLISDNVDCVIRGGPLHDSTLIARHIGDATLITCATPAYLKAYGVPAYPEELKNGHRLVSYLSPQSGRAFPFRFERDGVKSEIKTGHRIGVNESNAHLAAALAGLGIIQTFTYALDPLLKDGSIVEILQAWRPAPYPFHVVYPQNRHVTYRLRVFIDWLLGCFPQRLASAADGSACNRA; translated from the coding sequence ATGGATCAGTTGCAGGCAATACGGGCTTTCGCCCGGGTGGTGGAAACCGGAAATTTTACGCGTGCAGCAGACTCGCTGAATATGCCTAATGCGACACTCAGTAAAATGGTTCAGGAACTTGAAGCACATCTGGGGATCAGATTGTTACAGCGCACCACCCGTCGTGTCACGGTGACGCCGGAAGGACATGAATATTACGAGAAGGCGACCCGCATTATGCGCGATCTGGAAGATATCGACGCCTCATTTACCGCGGTGCAGAGTAAGCCCCGTGGACAGCTTCGCATTGATATTGGCGGTTCGACCGCGCGCGACGTGCTGATTCCGGCGCTGCCAGACTTTTTTTCTCGTTATCCTGATATCCACATTGATCTGGGCGTATCTGACCGTCCGGTCGACCTTATCAGCGACAATGTCGATTGCGTAATCAGGGGCGGGCCGCTTCATGATTCCACACTGATTGCCCGCCATATTGGTGATGCCACGCTGATTACCTGCGCCACTCCGGCGTATTTAAAAGCATATGGTGTGCCAGCGTATCCGGAAGAACTTAAAAATGGTCACCGGCTGGTCAGCTACCTGTCGCCACAGAGTGGTCGGGCGTTTCCGTTTCGTTTCGAGCGTGACGGCGTAAAGAGTGAAATTAAAACCGGACACCGGATAGGGGTGAATGAAAGTAACGCCCACCTCGCAGCAGCGCTTGCCGGACTGGGGATTATTCAGACCTTTACTTACGCGCTGGATCCGCTGTTGAAAGACGGCTCAATAGTGGAGATTCTGCAAGCCTGGCGACCAGCCCCCTATCCTTTTCATGTCGTCTATCCGCAAAACCGCCATGTCACTTATCGTCTGCGGGTGTTTATCGACTGGCTGCTGGGGTGTTTTCCTCAGCGGCTGGCGAGCGCAGCGGACGGCAGTGCATGCAACCGTGCATAA
- the proX gene encoding glycine betaine/L-proline ABC transporter substrate-binding protein ProX, which produces MRTTGINAITLAILFAAPAAFAADLPGKGVTVNPVQSTLPEESFQTELINHALVKLGYDVQPTQEVDYSVAYTAIAKGDATYLAVNWDPLQKDMYETAGGDQKFYRQGTYISGAAQGYLIDKKTADKYHITDISQLKDPKLAKLFDADGDGKADLAGCNPGWVCGSVIEAQVKAYGLSNTVQQNQGNYSAIIADTLTRYKAGLPVLYYTWTPYWVSNVLKPGKDVVWLTVPFSATPGSQKDLDTKLANGKNYGFIANNEHVVANKQWAQKNPAAAKLFAIVKLPLADVNAQNQRMHDGESSAEHIQQHVEGWIKAHQATFDGWVKQAAAAAK; this is translated from the coding sequence ATGCGCACCACTGGAATTAACGCCATCACCCTTGCCATTCTGTTTGCCGCTCCGGCCGCCTTTGCCGCCGATTTACCCGGGAAAGGCGTAACAGTCAATCCGGTGCAGAGCACCCTGCCGGAAGAGTCCTTTCAGACTGAATTAATTAATCATGCGCTGGTAAAACTGGGTTACGACGTACAACCCACTCAGGAAGTGGATTACAGCGTGGCTTACACCGCGATTGCCAAAGGCGATGCCACTTATCTGGCCGTAAACTGGGATCCGCTGCAAAAAGATATGTATGAGACCGCCGGTGGCGACCAGAAATTCTATCGTCAGGGCACCTATATTAGCGGCGCAGCACAGGGCTATCTGATCGATAAAAAAACCGCCGATAAATATCACATCACCGATATTTCGCAGCTGAAAGACCCCAAGCTGGCAAAGCTGTTTGATGCCGATGGTGATGGCAAAGCCGATCTGGCGGGCTGTAATCCGGGCTGGGTTTGTGGTTCGGTCATCGAGGCGCAGGTGAAAGCTTATGGTCTGAGCAATACCGTGCAGCAGAACCAGGGAAATTATTCGGCGATTATTGCTGACACCTTAACTCGCTATAAAGCGGGTCTGCCGGTGCTGTATTATACCTGGACACCTTACTGGGTCAGCAATGTGCTGAAGCCGGGTAAAGATGTGGTCTGGTTAACCGTGCCGTTTTCCGCCACGCCAGGCTCGCAAAAAGATCTCGATACCAAATTAGCGAATGGCAAAAATTACGGTTTTATCGCCAATAACGAACATGTGGTGGCCAACAAACAGTGGGCGCAGAAAAACCCGGCAGCCGCGAAACTCTTTGCGATTGTCAAACTGCCGCTGGCCGATGTAAATGCGCAGAACCAGCGCATGCATGACGGCGAATCCTCCGCCGAA
- the treY gene encoding malto-oligosyltrehalose synthase, giving the protein MNIPGATYRIQFRNGMTFDRAAALVPYLQRLGITHLYASPVFTATSGSTHGYDVTDVNQLDPSIGGRAGFDRMVTALHSAGLGLILDIVPNHMAASLENPWWRDVIENGENSRFARHFDIDWSRRLTLPFLGDTFAALLENGEITVKPDPHSGKPAFACYDNFYPLTPTSWQGREAEVLNLSDNTQIAELHDRQPWRLMCWRDASHDLSYRRFFEVTGLAGMRVEDRAVFDDTHRLILELVDCGAVDGLRVDHIDGLADPKAYLDLLRQQAGPACYITVEKILGEGEHLPPEWPISGTTGYEFMAALTDALVDGTKINSLRKAYEAVVGRPVDMKAELRAAKLLMVDKNFAGEFTTLLKLATRIASSDTLTLDENTARAALRELLIAFPVYRTYGTPQGMTAADNQLLQKVANKVKASGSAPDPAALDVILRILRGEVSGTAATDAAIFRTRFQQLTGPLMAKSVEDTLFYRQNMALALNEVGAEPVPTAFSLDRFHAEMKTRLQQQPDALSGTSTHDTKRGEDARARLCTLTEAPQRWADCIARWREMNHASVRVLDDGVAPKPQVEWMLYQALAGVWPTTLQPIDETGLKALEERFVVYVEKALREAKQRTNWGDSNDAYEQAVIDYARQLLSPANQTFLQDFAAALQPFIRAGLVNSLTQTIVKLTAPGVPDIYQGSEALDFSLVDPDNRREPDFAALALQLAENEKPNFSAQPNWLNGRLNQHIIARLLRCRQHAPALFRHGDYLPLAASGQQAENVIAFARAENDDALIVIAPRLMFAALESSPAGPYAIRWPQTEIPLPARLANRRYRDILSGEEIVTDDHIRLALFEGSAAVILLSE; this is encoded by the coding sequence ATGAATATTCCTGGCGCCACTTACCGTATTCAGTTCCGCAACGGCATGACTTTCGACCGCGCGGCAGCGCTGGTGCCCTATTTACAGCGGCTTGGCATCACCCATCTGTATGCTTCGCCGGTTTTCACTGCCACATCAGGCTCCACCCATGGCTACGATGTGACCGACGTTAACCAGCTCGATCCGTCAATTGGCGGTCGCGCAGGCTTTGACCGTATGGTAACGGCGCTGCACAGCGCCGGTCTCGGTCTGATCCTTGATATCGTGCCAAACCATATGGCGGCCTCGCTGGAAAACCCGTGGTGGCGTGATGTGATCGAGAATGGCGAAAACAGCCGCTTTGCCCGCCATTTTGATATCGACTGGTCGCGCCGCCTGACCTTGCCGTTCCTTGGCGATACCTTTGCGGCGCTGCTGGAAAACGGCGAAATTACCGTTAAACCTGATCCGCACAGCGGCAAGCCCGCTTTCGCCTGTTACGACAACTTCTACCCGCTGACCCCGACCAGCTGGCAGGGTCGCGAAGCCGAAGTGCTGAATCTGAGCGACAACACGCAGATTGCTGAACTGCACGATCGCCAGCCGTGGCGGCTGATGTGCTGGCGCGATGCGTCGCACGACCTCTCCTATCGCCGTTTCTTTGAGGTGACCGGACTGGCTGGCATGCGGGTGGAGGATCGGGCCGTATTTGACGATACCCACCGGCTGATTCTTGAACTGGTGGATTGCGGCGCGGTCGACGGTTTGCGCGTTGACCATATCGACGGCCTTGCCGACCCGAAAGCTTACCTCGATCTGCTGCGTCAGCAGGCCGGGCCTGCCTGCTATATCACGGTCGAAAAGATCCTTGGCGAAGGTGAACATCTTCCGCCAGAGTGGCCGATTTCCGGCACCACCGGTTACGAATTTATGGCCGCGCTCACCGATGCGCTGGTGGATGGCACGAAGATCAACAGCCTGCGCAAAGCTTATGAGGCCGTGGTGGGCAGGCCGGTAGATATGAAAGCCGAACTGCGCGCGGCGAAGCTGCTGATGGTGGATAAGAATTTCGCCGGTGAATTTACTACGCTGCTAAAGCTGGCGACCAGAATTGCCAGCAGCGATACCCTCACGCTGGACGAGAACACCGCCCGTGCGGCTCTGCGCGAGCTGCTGATCGCCTTTCCGGTCTATCGCACCTATGGTACGCCGCAAGGGATGACCGCGGCTGACAATCAGCTGCTGCAAAAGGTGGCGAATAAGGTTAAAGCCAGCGGCAGTGCGCCGGATCCTGCGGCACTGGATGTTATTCTCCGCATTCTTCGCGGTGAAGTATCAGGCACGGCTGCCACTGATGCCGCCATCTTCCGCACCCGATTCCAGCAGCTGACCGGCCCGCTGATGGCGAAATCGGTGGAGGACACCCTGTTCTACCGCCAGAATATGGCGCTGGCGCTTAACGAAGTCGGCGCTGAACCGGTGCCGACTGCCTTCTCGCTTGATCGCTTTCATGCAGAGATGAAAACACGACTGCAGCAGCAGCCAGACGCGCTTTCCGGCACCTCCACCCATGATACCAAGCGCGGCGAAGATGCCCGCGCGCGGCTCTGTACGCTGACCGAAGCGCCGCAACGCTGGGCCGACTGTATCGCGCGCTGGCGCGAGATGAACCACGCCAGCGTCAGGGTGCTCGACGATGGCGTGGCGCCAAAACCGCAGGTCGAATGGATGCTCTATCAGGCGCTGGCCGGTGTCTGGCCGACAACGCTGCAGCCCATCGACGAGACGGGCCTGAAAGCGCTGGAAGAACGTTTTGTGGTGTATGTAGAGAAGGCACTGCGGGAAGCCAAGCAACGCACCAACTGGGGTGACAGCAACGACGCTTATGAGCAGGCGGTGATCGACTATGCCCGCCAGCTGCTGTCACCGGCCAACCAGACCTTTTTGCAGGATTTTGCCGCCGCATTGCAGCCGTTTATCCGCGCCGGGCTGGTCAACAGTCTTACCCAGACCATCGTCAAGTTAACCGCGCCCGGTGTGCCGGATATCTACCAGGGTAGCGAGGCGCTGGATTTCAGCCTTGTCGATCCCGATAACCGGCGTGAACCCGATTTCGCGGCGCTGGCCCTGCAGCTGGCTGAAAATGAAAAACCAAATTTCTCCGCGCAACCGAACTGGCTGAACGGTCGTCTTAATCAGCATATTATCGCCAGGCTGCTGCGCTGCCGCCAGCATGCGCCAGCGCTGTTTCGTCACGGTGACTACTTACCGCTGGCCGCCAGCGGCCAGCAAGCGGAAAACGTTATCGCCTTCGCCCGTGCAGAAAACGACGATGCGCTGATTGTTATCGCCCCTCGCCTGATGTTTGCAGCGCTTGAATCGAGTCCGGCCGGGCCTTATGCAATACGCTGGCCGCAGACAGAAATCCCCCTCCCCGCGCGGCTGGCGAATCGCCGCTACCGTGACATTCTTTCCGGAGAAGAGATTGTTACCGATGACCATATCAGGCTGGCGCTATTTGAGGGTAGTGCAGCAGTTATCCTGCTGAGTGAATGA
- a CDS encoding SDR family oxidoreductase, which produces MNQPLNGKIALVTGGTTGIGLASAQELAAQGAQVFITGRRQQELDAAVATIGAAATGIRADASLLTDLDEVYSHIARQAGRLDILFANAGGGDMQALGAITEEHFDRIFATNVRGVLFTVQKALPLLSDSASVILTASTTSIQGTAGFSVYSASKAAVRNFARSWALDLKGRGIRVNVVSPGPVRTPGLGGLVSEEQRQGLFDALSAQVPLGRLGEPQEIGKVVAFLASDAASFINASEMFVDGGMAQV; this is translated from the coding sequence ATGAATCAGCCACTGAATGGAAAAATCGCCCTTGTCACCGGCGGCACTACCGGCATCGGTCTGGCAAGCGCGCAAGAACTGGCAGCTCAGGGAGCACAGGTGTTTATCACCGGTCGTCGCCAGCAGGAACTAGACGCTGCCGTCGCCACCATCGGCGCTGCAGCAACAGGCATTCGCGCCGATGCTTCGCTGCTCACCGACCTCGACGAAGTCTATTCCCACATCGCCAGACAGGCGGGACGACTGGATATCCTCTTCGCCAATGCCGGTGGCGGTGATATGCAGGCGCTGGGCGCAATTACGGAAGAACACTTTGATCGTATTTTTGCCACTAATGTCCGTGGCGTACTGTTTACCGTACAGAAAGCGCTGCCTTTACTCAGCGACAGTGCTTCGGTGATCCTGACAGCATCGACCACTTCGATTCAGGGAACCGCCGGATTTAGCGTGTACAGCGCCAGCAAAGCTGCGGTGCGCAATTTTGCCCGCTCATGGGCGCTGGATTTGAAAGGTCGCGGCATTCGCGTCAATGTGGTCAGTCCCGGCCCGGTACGCACGCCTGGTCTCGGTGGCCTGGTAAGTGAAGAGCAACGGCAGGGCTTGTTCGATGCGCTCTCTGCGCAGGTTCCGCTTGGTCGTCTGGGAGAACCGCAGGAGATCGGCAAAGTGGTGGCATTTCTTGCTTCAGATGCCGCCAGCTTTATTAACGCCAGTGAAATGTTTGTTGATGGTGGTATGGCGCAGGTCTGA
- the glgX gene encoding glycogen debranching protein GlgX, giving the protein MSNDTVFTITSGSGHPLGANFDGEGVNFAIFSAHAQRVELCLYDPSGKIEIAKLELPEYTHEIWHGYIPGLQPGALYGYRVHGPYDPENGHRFNPNKLLIDPYARELAGDIEWDDAHFAYDLLHEDKDLSFDTRDSAPFMPKCRVIDPDEFDWHDENRPTVAWPQTVVYETHVKGFTQLNPALPEALRGTYEGMGHRASVDYIKSLGITSVELLPVHWFPDDHHLLDKGLKNFWGYNTLAFFAPASRYFGPNGIQGFRDMVRAFHDAGIEVILDVVYNHTAEGNELGPTLSLKGIDNFSYYRTMPEQHRYYINDTGTGNTVNTSHPRVLQMIMDSLRYWAESMHIDGFRFDLGTILGREPEGFDERGGFFDAIMQDPVLSKLKLIGEPWDIGPGGYQVGGFPPGWAEWNDKYRDTVREYWLGDNVSTDFAARLLGSGDLYDQRGRRPWASVNFITAHDGFTLNDLVSYNEKHNEANGEDNNDGHNDNRSYNYGVEGPTTDNEINTVRERQKRNFLATLFFSHGTPMLLAGDEFGRSQLGNNNGYCQDSEISWIHWDNLPESSESLREFTRQVIRLRAEQPLLRRESWRDGMDIKWFNAGGGFQQSEHWDEGSTLGVYIGRPDLQTEEGIWHDVLMLLNPFEGTVPFRIPQFGEGGWVLELTTCDSAQHGMVITREKDFELAGRSIALFRRP; this is encoded by the coding sequence ATGTCAAATGATACTGTTTTCACCATCACCAGCGGGTCTGGTCACCCTCTCGGCGCCAATTTTGATGGCGAGGGCGTTAATTTTGCGATCTTCTCGGCACATGCGCAGCGGGTCGAGCTTTGCCTGTACGATCCGAGCGGCAAAATCGAAATCGCAAAACTTGAGCTGCCGGAGTACACCCATGAGATCTGGCATGGCTATATACCTGGTCTGCAACCCGGCGCGCTGTACGGCTATCGCGTGCATGGCCCTTATGACCCGGAAAATGGCCATCGTTTTAACCCGAATAAGCTGCTTATCGACCCCTATGCGCGCGAACTGGCTGGCGATATCGAGTGGGATGATGCGCACTTCGCCTATGACCTGCTGCATGAAGATAAAGACCTGAGTTTCGACACACGCGACAGCGCGCCGTTTATGCCCAAGTGCCGGGTTATCGATCCAGATGAATTCGACTGGCATGACGAGAACCGTCCGACCGTTGCCTGGCCGCAAACGGTGGTGTATGAGACCCATGTAAAAGGTTTTACCCAGCTTAATCCCGCTCTGCCGGAAGCGTTGCGCGGAACGTATGAAGGCATGGGTCACCGGGCGTCGGTTGATTATATTAAAAGCCTCGGTATCACCTCGGTTGAACTGCTGCCGGTTCACTGGTTCCCCGACGATCATCATCTGCTTGATAAGGGGCTGAAAAATTTCTGGGGTTACAACACCCTCGCCTTCTTTGCGCCAGCATCCCGCTATTTCGGTCCAAACGGTATCCAGGGCTTTCGCGATATGGTGCGGGCGTTCCATGATGCCGGTATCGAGGTGATCCTTGATGTGGTCTACAATCACACCGCAGAAGGCAACGAGCTGGGTCCCACGCTGTCGCTAAAAGGCATTGATAACTTCTCCTATTACCGCACTATGCCTGAGCAGCACCGCTACTATATTAACGATACCGGCACCGGTAATACCGTTAATACCTCGCATCCGCGCGTGTTGCAGATGATTATGGATTCGCTGCGTTACTGGGCGGAATCGATGCATATCGACGGCTTCCGCTTCGATCTCGGCACCATTCTTGGCCGCGAACCGGAAGGCTTTGATGAACGCGGCGGCTTTTTCGATGCAATAATGCAGGATCCGGTGCTGTCAAAGCTGAAGCTGATTGGCGAACCCTGGGATATCGGCCCGGGGGGCTATCAGGTCGGCGGCTTCCCGCCAGGCTGGGCCGAGTGGAACGATAAATATCGCGACACGGTGCGCGAATACTGGCTGGGAGACAATGTTTCCACCGATTTCGCCGCCCGTCTGCTTGGATCAGGCGATCTCTACGATCAGCGCGGGCGTCGGCCGTGGGCGAGCGTCAACTTTATTACCGCCCATGACGGCTTTACGCTTAACGATCTGGTTTCGTACAACGAAAAGCATAACGAGGCGAACGGCGAAGATAATAACGACGGTCATAACGACAATCGTTCGTATAACTATGGTGTCGAAGGCCCGACGACGGATAACGAGATCAATACGGTGCGCGAGCGTCAGAAGCGCAATTTTCTCGCCACGCTGTTCTTTTCTCATGGCACGCCGATGCTGCTGGCTGGCGATGAGTTTGGCCGCAGTCAGCTGGGCAACAATAACGGCTATTGCCAGGACAGCGAGATTTCGTGGATCCATTGGGATAATTTGCCGGAAAGCAGCGAGTCGCTACGCGAGTTCACCCGCCAGGTTATCCGGCTGCGGGCCGAACAGCCGCTACTGCGCCGCGAGAGCTGGCGCGATGGTATGGATATCAAATGGTTTAATGCCGGCGGCGGTTTCCAGCAGTCTGAACACTGGGATGAGGGATCGACACTCGGTGTCTATATCGGCCGCCCGGATCTGCAAACTGAAGAAGGCATCTGGCACGACGTTCTGATGCTGCTTAATCCCTTCGAAGGTACGGTGCCGTTCCGTATTCCCCAGTTTGGCGAGGGCGGCTGGGTGCTGGAACTCACCACCTGTGACAGCGCACAGCACGGCATGGTTATCACCCGGGAAAAGGATTTTGAGCTGGCAGGCCGCAGTATTGCACTGTTCAGGCGGCCTTAA
- a CDS encoding MFS transporter has protein sequence MGLAERPPHRQQPDADAGRISGVALLVASAFFMEFLDGTVIATALPEMANAFGVSAVDLNIGISAYLLTLAVLIPASGWVAERFGGRNVFCLALLIFTLSSLFCGLTHNVSEFVLMRILQGIGGAMMVPVGRLVVLRTTKKEHLIKAIATLTWPALVAPILGPPLGGFITTWASWHWIFFLNVPLGIIAMILTLRIMPNQSADKQRPFDAIGFVSLGITMLCLVAGLEMFSQENLNPASAVALMAAGLLALLWAVRHLRRSQSPLVRLNALAVPSFRITMRGGFILRATISSAPFMLPLMFQVGFGMDAFQAGTLVLAVFAGNLAMKPATTPLIHHFGFKKLLMVNGIVCVLSLLGCAFLTPDSPEIITLVLLFIGGLSRSMQFTAISSLAFAEVPPQEMSSANTLFSTSLQLASGLGVTLGALSIRTGAWLTSWLQLPAGRGMDFRLGFVVIAAITALALFDISKLAADAGRNISRKTP, from the coding sequence ATGGGTTTAGCAGAAAGACCACCACACCGGCAGCAGCCGGATGCGGATGCGGGGCGTATTTCAGGGGTGGCGCTACTGGTTGCCAGCGCCTTTTTTATGGAGTTCCTTGATGGAACGGTAATTGCTACCGCCTTACCAGAGATGGCTAACGCCTTCGGCGTCAGCGCTGTCGATCTTAATATCGGCATTAGCGCTTATCTGTTAACGCTGGCGGTGCTGATCCCTGCCAGCGGCTGGGTTGCCGAGCGTTTTGGCGGCCGCAATGTATTCTGCCTCGCGCTGCTGATTTTTACCCTCTCTTCCCTGTTCTGCGGCCTGACGCATAACGTCAGCGAATTTGTGCTGATGCGCATTTTGCAGGGCATTGGCGGCGCGATGATGGTGCCGGTCGGACGGCTGGTGGTGCTGCGCACCACCAAAAAAGAGCATCTGATTAAGGCGATTGCCACCTTAACCTGGCCAGCGCTGGTTGCGCCCATCCTTGGCCCGCCGCTGGGTGGTTTTATTACCACCTGGGCCAGCTGGCACTGGATCTTCTTTCTGAATGTGCCGCTGGGCATTATCGCCATGATACTGACGCTGCGTATCATGCCGAACCAGAGCGCCGATAAGCAGCGCCCGTTTGATGCTATCGGCTTTGTCTCGCTGGGTATCACCATGCTCTGTCTGGTGGCGGGCCTGGAGATGTTTAGTCAGGAAAATTTGAACCCTGCGTCGGCAGTAGCGCTGATGGCGGCCGGCCTGCTGGCGCTGCTCTGGGCAGTCAGACATTTGCGGCGCAGCCAGTCGCCGCTTGTCCGTCTGAACGCGCTGGCGGTTCCCTCATTTCGCATTACGATGCGTGGCGGGTTTATCCTGCGCGCCACCATCAGCTCAGCGCCATTTATGTTGCCGTTAATGTTTCAGGTTGGTTTTGGTATGGATGCGTTTCAGGCCGGTACGCTGGTGCTGGCGGTGTTTGCCGGTAATCTGGCGATGAAACCGGCCACCACCCCGCTAATCCATCACTTTGGCTTTAAAAAGCTGCTGATGGTCAATGGCATTGTCTGCGTATTGTCGCTGCTGGGCTGCGCTTTTTTGACGCCTGACTCGCCAGAAATCATCACGCTGGTACTGCTGTTTATCGGCGGGCTAAGCCGTTCGATGCAGTTCACCGCCATCAGTTCGCTGGCGTTTGCGGAGGTGCCGCCGCAGGAGATGAGCTCGGCGAATACGCTATTCAGCACCTCGTTGCAGCTCGCCAGCGGCCTTGGCGTAACGCTGGGGGCGCTAAGTATTCGCACCGGTGCCTGGTTAACCAGCTGGCTGCAACTTCCCGCCGGACGCGGCATGGATTTCAGGCTGGGGTTTGTGGTTATCGCCGCGATCACCGCCCTTGCACTGTTCGATATCAGCAAACTTGCCGCGGATGCCGGGCGAAATATTTCCCGCAAGACGCCATAA